The proteins below come from a single Salvia miltiorrhiza cultivar Shanhuang (shh) unplaced genomic scaffold, IMPLAD_Smil_shh original_scaffold_190, whole genome shotgun sequence genomic window:
- the LOC131003324 gene encoding methyltransferase-like protein 2 isoform X4 — translation MAASEPDGRLAAFLKSGTYRKRKCRGKEKKKYRALNSREQLADRRHQEVRAGLLKAHEALLGASELLGVLRNLRSDGQGNCGELTFAERELDFVELGSVWQAPFYEIVLKIGDDGSAVENAGFGSSNQIEVPVFDNLIANEWSTDIEAELLEHKYILPKKSCVYMSDLRQIHKLIPAESDRGFNLIVIDPPWENSSAHQKQKYRTLPNNYFLSLPVKQLTHSRGALVALWVTNREKLRTFVENELFPKWGVKYAATFYWLKANGFLISELDLFHHRPYECLLLGLSDGKGMDSEELQRLIRISDNQVFISVPGDYSRKPPIGELLLDYVPGPKPARCIELFAREMIEGWTSWGNDPLHFQDSRYFLPTTDK, via the exons ATGGCTGCCTCCGAGCCGGACGGACGGTTAGCTGCCTTCCTAAAATCGGGCACCTACAG GAAGCGCAAATGCCGCGGaaaggagaagaagaaatatCGGGCGCTCAACTCGCGGGAGCAATTGGCCGATCGTCGGCATCAG GAGGTGAGAGCGGGTTTATTGAAGGCGCATGAAGCATTGCTTGGTGCTAGCGAGCTGCTAGGAGTTTTGAGGAATTTGAGGAGTGATGGACAGGGAAATTGCGGGGAATTGACTTTTGCGGAGCGTGAGCTAGATTTTGTGGAATTAGGGAGCGTTTGGCAAGCTCCATTTTACGAGATTGTTCTTAAGATTGGAGATGATGGCAGTGCAGTTGAAAATGCAG GTTTTGGGTCCTCGAATCAAATAGAGGTTCCAGTGTTTGACAACTTAATCGCCAATGAGTGGAGTACTGACATAGAGGCTGAATTACTGGAACACAAATACATATTGCCGAAAAAAAGTTGTGTCTATATG TCTGATCTGAGGCAGATTCACAAGTTGATTCCTG CTGAATCTGATCGTGGCTTCAATCTAATAGTGATTGATCCTCCATGGGAGAACAGCAGTGCTCATCAGAAACAAAA GTACCGGACTTTACCTAATAACTACTTTTTATCTCTTCCTGTAAAGCAACTTACCCATAGTCGTGGAGCTTTGGTAGCCTTATGGGTAACCAATCGGGAGAAACTGCGAACCTTTGTGGAGAATGAACTGTTTCCCAAATGGGGCGTCAAGTATGCTGCTACGTTTTACTGGTTGAAG GCGAACGGCTTCTTGATTAGTGAACTGGATCTCTTCCATCACAGGCCATACGAGTGTCTTCTCCTAGGTCTCAGTGATGGAAAG GGAATGGATTCTGAAGAGCTGCAGAGACTGATACGGATTTCGGACAATCAAGTATTCATCAGTGTTCCAGGAGATTATTCAAGGAAACCCCCAATTGGAG AGTTGCTACTGGACTACGTCCCCGGACCCAAACCTGCGCGTTGCATCGAACTGTTTGCTAGAGAGATGATCGAAGGGTGGACTTCATGGGGTAATGATCCTCTACATTTTCAAGATTCGAGGTACTTCCTTCCTACTACAGATAAGTAA
- the LOC131003324 gene encoding methyltransferase-like protein 2 isoform X3, producing the protein MAASEPDGRLAAFLKSGTYRKRKCRGKEKKKYRALNSREQLADRRHQEVRAGLLKAHEALLGASELLGVLRNLRSDGQGNCGELTFAERELDFVELGSVWQAPFYEIVLKIGDDGSAVENAGFGSSNQIEVPVFDNLIANEWSTDIEAELLEHKYILPKKSCVYMSDLRQIHKLIPAESDRGFNLIVIDPPWENSSAHQKQKYRTLPNNYFLSLPVKQLTHSRGALVALWVTNREKLRTFVENELFPKWGVKYAATFYWLKVKANGFLISELDLFHHRPYECLLLGLSDGKGMDSEELQRLIRISDNQVFISVPGDYSRKPPIGELLLDYVPGPKPARCIELFAREMIEGWTSWGNDPLHFQDSRYFLPTTDK; encoded by the exons ATGGCTGCCTCCGAGCCGGACGGACGGTTAGCTGCCTTCCTAAAATCGGGCACCTACAG GAAGCGCAAATGCCGCGGaaaggagaagaagaaatatCGGGCGCTCAACTCGCGGGAGCAATTGGCCGATCGTCGGCATCAG GAGGTGAGAGCGGGTTTATTGAAGGCGCATGAAGCATTGCTTGGTGCTAGCGAGCTGCTAGGAGTTTTGAGGAATTTGAGGAGTGATGGACAGGGAAATTGCGGGGAATTGACTTTTGCGGAGCGTGAGCTAGATTTTGTGGAATTAGGGAGCGTTTGGCAAGCTCCATTTTACGAGATTGTTCTTAAGATTGGAGATGATGGCAGTGCAGTTGAAAATGCAG GTTTTGGGTCCTCGAATCAAATAGAGGTTCCAGTGTTTGACAACTTAATCGCCAATGAGTGGAGTACTGACATAGAGGCTGAATTACTGGAACACAAATACATATTGCCGAAAAAAAGTTGTGTCTATATG TCTGATCTGAGGCAGATTCACAAGTTGATTCCTG CTGAATCTGATCGTGGCTTCAATCTAATAGTGATTGATCCTCCATGGGAGAACAGCAGTGCTCATCAGAAACAAAA GTACCGGACTTTACCTAATAACTACTTTTTATCTCTTCCTGTAAAGCAACTTACCCATAGTCGTGGAGCTTTGGTAGCCTTATGGGTAACCAATCGGGAGAAACTGCGAACCTTTGTGGAGAATGAACTGTTTCCCAAATGGGGCGTCAAGTATGCTGCTACGTTTTACTGGTTGAAG GTGAAGGCGAACGGCTTCTTGATTAGTGAACTGGATCTCTTCCATCACAGGCCATACGAGTGTCTTCTCCTAGGTCTCAGTGATGGAAAG GGAATGGATTCTGAAGAGCTGCAGAGACTGATACGGATTTCGGACAATCAAGTATTCATCAGTGTTCCAGGAGATTATTCAAGGAAACCCCCAATTGGAG AGTTGCTACTGGACTACGTCCCCGGACCCAAACCTGCGCGTTGCATCGAACTGTTTGCTAGAGAGATGATCGAAGGGTGGACTTCATGGGGTAATGATCCTCTACATTTTCAAGATTCGAGGTACTTCCTTCCTACTACAGATAAGTAA
- the LOC131003324 gene encoding methyltransferase-like protein 2 isoform X2, translating to MAASEPDGRLAAFLKSGTYRFDESTIYFIDPVRVLNRSYTRFRVSPSAYYSRFFPSSNSSIDNPDASPNNPRKRKCRGKEKKKYRALNSREQLADRRHQEVRAGLLKAHEALLGASELLGVLRNLRSDGQGNCGELTFAERELDFVELGSVWQAPFYEIVLKIGDDGSAVENAGFGSSNQIEVPVFDNLIANEWSTDIEAELLEHKYILPKKSCVYMSDLRQIHKLIPAESDRGFNLIVIDPPWENSSAHQKQKYRTLPNNYFLSLPVKQLTHSRGALVALWVTNREKLRTFVENELFPKWGVKYAATFYWLKANGFLISELDLFHHRPYECLLLGLSDGKGMDSEELQRLIRISDNQVFISVPGDYSRKPPIGELLLDYVPGPKPARCIELFAREMIEGWTSWGNDPLHFQDSRYFLPTTDK from the exons ATGGCTGCCTCCGAGCCGGACGGACGGTTAGCTGCCTTCCTAAAATCGGGCACCTACAGGTTTGATGAGTCCACCATATACTTCATCGATCCGGTTCGGGTCCTGAACCGGTCCTACACCCGGTTTAGGGTTTCTCCGTCGGCTTACTACTCCCGCTTCTTCCCCTCTTCTAATTCTTCAATCGATAATCCCGATGCTTCGCCCAATAATCCCAGGAAGCGCAAATGCCGCGGaaaggagaagaagaaatatCGGGCGCTCAACTCGCGGGAGCAATTGGCCGATCGTCGGCATCAG GAGGTGAGAGCGGGTTTATTGAAGGCGCATGAAGCATTGCTTGGTGCTAGCGAGCTGCTAGGAGTTTTGAGGAATTTGAGGAGTGATGGACAGGGAAATTGCGGGGAATTGACTTTTGCGGAGCGTGAGCTAGATTTTGTGGAATTAGGGAGCGTTTGGCAAGCTCCATTTTACGAGATTGTTCTTAAGATTGGAGATGATGGCAGTGCAGTTGAAAATGCAG GTTTTGGGTCCTCGAATCAAATAGAGGTTCCAGTGTTTGACAACTTAATCGCCAATGAGTGGAGTACTGACATAGAGGCTGAATTACTGGAACACAAATACATATTGCCGAAAAAAAGTTGTGTCTATATG TCTGATCTGAGGCAGATTCACAAGTTGATTCCTG CTGAATCTGATCGTGGCTTCAATCTAATAGTGATTGATCCTCCATGGGAGAACAGCAGTGCTCATCAGAAACAAAA GTACCGGACTTTACCTAATAACTACTTTTTATCTCTTCCTGTAAAGCAACTTACCCATAGTCGTGGAGCTTTGGTAGCCTTATGGGTAACCAATCGGGAGAAACTGCGAACCTTTGTGGAGAATGAACTGTTTCCCAAATGGGGCGTCAAGTATGCTGCTACGTTTTACTGGTTGAAG GCGAACGGCTTCTTGATTAGTGAACTGGATCTCTTCCATCACAGGCCATACGAGTGTCTTCTCCTAGGTCTCAGTGATGGAAAG GGAATGGATTCTGAAGAGCTGCAGAGACTGATACGGATTTCGGACAATCAAGTATTCATCAGTGTTCCAGGAGATTATTCAAGGAAACCCCCAATTGGAG AGTTGCTACTGGACTACGTCCCCGGACCCAAACCTGCGCGTTGCATCGAACTGTTTGCTAGAGAGATGATCGAAGGGTGGACTTCATGGGGTAATGATCCTCTACATTTTCAAGATTCGAGGTACTTCCTTCCTACTACAGATAAGTAA
- the LOC131003324 gene encoding methyltransferase-like protein 2 isoform X1, translating into MAASEPDGRLAAFLKSGTYRFDESTIYFIDPVRVLNRSYTRFRVSPSAYYSRFFPSSNSSIDNPDASPNNPRKRKCRGKEKKKYRALNSREQLADRRHQEVRAGLLKAHEALLGASELLGVLRNLRSDGQGNCGELTFAERELDFVELGSVWQAPFYEIVLKIGDDGSAVENAGFGSSNQIEVPVFDNLIANEWSTDIEAELLEHKYILPKKSCVYMSDLRQIHKLIPAESDRGFNLIVIDPPWENSSAHQKQKYRTLPNNYFLSLPVKQLTHSRGALVALWVTNREKLRTFVENELFPKWGVKYAATFYWLKVKANGFLISELDLFHHRPYECLLLGLSDGKGMDSEELQRLIRISDNQVFISVPGDYSRKPPIGELLLDYVPGPKPARCIELFAREMIEGWTSWGNDPLHFQDSRYFLPTTDK; encoded by the exons ATGGCTGCCTCCGAGCCGGACGGACGGTTAGCTGCCTTCCTAAAATCGGGCACCTACAGGTTTGATGAGTCCACCATATACTTCATCGATCCGGTTCGGGTCCTGAACCGGTCCTACACCCGGTTTAGGGTTTCTCCGTCGGCTTACTACTCCCGCTTCTTCCCCTCTTCTAATTCTTCAATCGATAATCCCGATGCTTCGCCCAATAATCCCAGGAAGCGCAAATGCCGCGGaaaggagaagaagaaatatCGGGCGCTCAACTCGCGGGAGCAATTGGCCGATCGTCGGCATCAG GAGGTGAGAGCGGGTTTATTGAAGGCGCATGAAGCATTGCTTGGTGCTAGCGAGCTGCTAGGAGTTTTGAGGAATTTGAGGAGTGATGGACAGGGAAATTGCGGGGAATTGACTTTTGCGGAGCGTGAGCTAGATTTTGTGGAATTAGGGAGCGTTTGGCAAGCTCCATTTTACGAGATTGTTCTTAAGATTGGAGATGATGGCAGTGCAGTTGAAAATGCAG GTTTTGGGTCCTCGAATCAAATAGAGGTTCCAGTGTTTGACAACTTAATCGCCAATGAGTGGAGTACTGACATAGAGGCTGAATTACTGGAACACAAATACATATTGCCGAAAAAAAGTTGTGTCTATATG TCTGATCTGAGGCAGATTCACAAGTTGATTCCTG CTGAATCTGATCGTGGCTTCAATCTAATAGTGATTGATCCTCCATGGGAGAACAGCAGTGCTCATCAGAAACAAAA GTACCGGACTTTACCTAATAACTACTTTTTATCTCTTCCTGTAAAGCAACTTACCCATAGTCGTGGAGCTTTGGTAGCCTTATGGGTAACCAATCGGGAGAAACTGCGAACCTTTGTGGAGAATGAACTGTTTCCCAAATGGGGCGTCAAGTATGCTGCTACGTTTTACTGGTTGAAG GTGAAGGCGAACGGCTTCTTGATTAGTGAACTGGATCTCTTCCATCACAGGCCATACGAGTGTCTTCTCCTAGGTCTCAGTGATGGAAAG GGAATGGATTCTGAAGAGCTGCAGAGACTGATACGGATTTCGGACAATCAAGTATTCATCAGTGTTCCAGGAGATTATTCAAGGAAACCCCCAATTGGAG AGTTGCTACTGGACTACGTCCCCGGACCCAAACCTGCGCGTTGCATCGAACTGTTTGCTAGAGAGATGATCGAAGGGTGGACTTCATGGGGTAATGATCCTCTACATTTTCAAGATTCGAGGTACTTCCTTCCTACTACAGATAAGTAA